The following are encoded together in the uncultured Sphaerochaeta sp. genome:
- a CDS encoding GntR family transcriptional regulator: protein MHIEPRQGRETAREYALRQLKENIISLQLEPGSMVSENEMAAQLGISRTPVREALIELSRVNIVEILPQKGSRIMLIDYAMVEESRFLRLVLEREVTKVLCTMEEIPDLSYLEEIIRLQSFYIEHSNPEKLLELDNQFHALLFQLANKVQCYGWMIEGLTIHFDRVRAMSLNAIKDIKIVNDHQAIAEAIKQRDAELAGHLMEEHLSRYKIDESAIREKYPTYFR from the coding sequence ATGCATATAGAACCTCGGCAGGGAAGAGAGACAGCACGGGAGTATGCTCTTCGTCAGCTGAAGGAGAACATCATTTCACTGCAATTGGAACCTGGGAGTATGGTCAGTGAGAATGAGATGGCAGCCCAATTGGGTATTTCCCGTACTCCGGTTCGTGAAGCCCTGATTGAACTGAGTCGGGTAAATATTGTGGAAATCCTTCCCCAAAAGGGAAGCAGGATTATGCTTATTGACTACGCCATGGTTGAAGAGTCACGTTTTCTACGTCTGGTATTGGAGAGGGAAGTGACAAAGGTCCTGTGTACCATGGAAGAGATTCCTGATCTCTCTTATCTGGAAGAAATTATTCGATTACAGAGTTTCTATATTGAACACTCCAATCCAGAAAAGCTGTTGGAGTTGGACAACCAGTTCCATGCTTTGCTATTCCAACTTGCAAACAAAGTCCAGTGTTATGGTTGGATGATCGAAGGTCTTACTATCCACTTCGACCGAGTTCGTGCCATGAGTCTGAATGCAATCAAGGACATCAAGATAGTCAATGACCATCAGGCAATTGCAGAGGCAATCAAGCAAAGGGATGCTGAGCTTGCAGGGCATTTGATGGAGGAACATCTCAGCCGTTACAAGATTGATGAATCTGCAATCAGGGAGAAATATCCAACCTACTTTCGTTGA
- a CDS encoding TRAP transporter large permease has translation MGVATIVFIMFLLLGMPVAFAIGISGLAFFMVTDSLPYTIVVQKVLATTQSFTMLAIPLFIFAGNLMNNTGITKRLMKLADVLTGHMHGNIAQVSCVLSTLMGGVSGSANADAAMESRILGPEMTKRGYSKGWSAAINGLSSLIVATIPPSMGLIIYGSIGEVSIGRLFAGGLLPGFIMMIALMVSVDISARKRKYLPDNPTHASFTEVIKALVDGIWALLFPILLIVFIRFGIMTPSESGAFAAVYAIFVGAVIYKELTWKVFYKTLKDSSKDIAVVTLILAMSGVFGYGIVYDRVPQVIASALMSITSNPTLMLLIIIVLLTISGMFVETTVVALLLTPILLPVVTSLGIDPVHFGIIMMTVTTMGIMTPPVGIALYTTSTIMECSPEETARESAPFFVAIFIVVAIITLIPQVSLFIPNLIFGPAM, from the coding sequence ATGGGTGTAGCAACAATTGTTTTTATCATGTTCTTGTTGTTGGGTATGCCGGTAGCATTTGCAATTGGTATCTCTGGACTGGCATTCTTTATGGTAACTGATAGTCTTCCATACACCATTGTGGTGCAGAAGGTTTTGGCAACAACACAATCGTTCACCATGTTGGCGATTCCCCTCTTTATCTTTGCAGGGAATCTTATGAACAACACCGGTATTACCAAGCGCCTGATGAAGCTTGCTGATGTCCTGACGGGACATATGCATGGCAATATCGCCCAAGTATCCTGCGTGCTGTCCACCTTGATGGGTGGTGTCTCTGGGTCAGCGAATGCGGATGCTGCGATGGAGTCAAGAATCCTTGGTCCTGAGATGACCAAGCGTGGGTATTCCAAGGGTTGGTCAGCTGCCATCAATGGACTTTCTTCTCTCATTGTGGCCACCATCCCTCCTTCCATGGGTTTGATCATCTATGGGTCCATTGGAGAGGTCTCCATCGGCAGATTGTTTGCTGGAGGTTTGTTGCCAGGGTTCATCATGATGATTGCCTTGATGGTTTCTGTTGATATCAGTGCAAGGAAACGAAAGTATCTGCCGGACAATCCTACGCATGCATCCTTTACTGAAGTCATAAAAGCATTGGTTGATGGTATCTGGGCCTTGCTCTTTCCCATATTGTTGATTGTCTTCATCCGTTTTGGAATCATGACTCCTTCTGAATCAGGCGCATTTGCCGCAGTATATGCAATCTTTGTAGGAGCGGTAATCTATAAGGAACTTACCTGGAAAGTCTTTTACAAGACACTGAAGGATAGCTCTAAGGATATTGCCGTGGTCACCCTTATTCTCGCAATGAGCGGTGTATTCGGCTATGGTATTGTCTATGACAGAGTTCCACAGGTAATCGCAAGTGCCTTGATGAGCATAACCAGTAATCCAACACTCATGCTCCTGATTATTATCGTCCTGTTGACCATCAGCGGAATGTTTGTTGAAACAACTGTTGTTGCATTGTTGTTGACCCCCATTCTGCTTCCTGTAGTGACATCTTTGGGTATTGATCCCGTGCATTTCGGTATTATCATGATGACGGTGACTACAATGGGGATCATGACGCCTCCTGTGGGTATAGCCCTCTATACCACGTCCACAATCATGGAGTGCTCCCCAGAGGAGACAGCAAGGGAATCGGCACCGTTCTTTGTTGCGATTTTTATTGTTGTGGCAATTATCACCCTTATCCCGCAGGTCAGTCTGTTCATTCCGAATTTGATCTTTGGTCCTGCCATGTAA
- a CDS encoding TRAP transporter small permease subunit, which produces MNILQKGYNKFCDFEELVSSVLLVAITILVFVSAVSRTVGHPLNWAVDISLLLFAWQVFIGGDLAVRNTNLIGVELLANKFPGKVQKGLKIIFFIMIIIFLAVLVYFGIPLLIQNRKRLFQVLPISYSWATLSVPVGSFLMIISASIRLSQIIKKPASFWEQGRRDE; this is translated from the coding sequence ATGAATATCTTACAGAAAGGATATAATAAGTTTTGCGACTTTGAGGAGTTGGTTTCCAGTGTGCTCCTGGTAGCAATCACCATCCTGGTTTTTGTCTCTGCCGTATCACGAACAGTGGGACATCCCTTGAACTGGGCGGTTGATATCTCCCTGTTGCTGTTCGCTTGGCAAGTTTTCATTGGTGGGGACCTTGCGGTCAGAAATACCAATCTTATAGGGGTTGAGTTGCTTGCTAATAAATTTCCAGGAAAGGTTCAGAAAGGACTCAAGATTATCTTTTTCATTATGATTATCATTTTCTTGGCTGTTCTGGTCTATTTTGGTATTCCATTGCTGATCCAGAACAGGAAGCGGCTCTTCCAGGTGCTCCCTATCAGTTATTCCTGGGCAACATTGAGCGTTCCGGTGGGATCATTTCTTATGATCATTTCAGCAAGTATCCGATTGTCTCAAATTATTAAGAAACCAGCTTCCTTCTGGGAGCAAGGCCGGAGGGATGAGTAG
- a CDS encoding C4-dicarboxylate TRAP transporter substrate-binding protein, translating into MKKTRIFVTILLVLVVATASVFAQGGGEKGDKVYTLKLSTQLNETSPMVEGFKQLAESVKARSEGRLVVEIYPSAQLGSDEDVIEQALQGVNVAVLTDGGRMGNYVNDIAIIGMAYFANNYDEVLAVTQSAKFAEWEKELSEENEIRILSFNWYDGGRHFFLNKEAYTPADLSGQRIRTPGAPAWAESVAALGATPVAMPWGETYSAVQSKAVDGCEVQLTAALGSRIYEVLDYMIRTEHFQLINGLIVGERWFQTLPEDLQTILLEETKAAGEKNARYVQSKITETEKQLVEYGVKIIEPNVDAFVRASDVAYEKLGFGDLRKEIYAQIGK; encoded by the coding sequence ATGAAAAAAACAAGAATTTTCGTAACAATCTTGTTGGTACTGGTTGTAGCTACTGCATCAGTGTTTGCCCAGGGTGGTGGGGAAAAAGGTGACAAGGTATATACCTTGAAGCTTTCCACTCAGTTGAATGAAACTTCTCCCATGGTTGAGGGCTTCAAGCAGCTGGCAGAAAGCGTAAAGGCTCGCTCAGAAGGCCGTTTGGTGGTTGAGATCTATCCCTCTGCACAGTTGGGAAGTGATGAAGATGTCATTGAGCAGGCATTGCAGGGTGTTAATGTTGCAGTCCTTACTGATGGTGGGCGCATGGGCAACTATGTGAATGATATTGCAATCATCGGAATGGCCTATTTCGCCAACAACTATGATGAAGTACTTGCAGTAACCCAGAGCGCAAAGTTTGCGGAATGGGAGAAGGAGTTGAGTGAAGAGAACGAGATTCGCATCCTTTCCTTCAACTGGTATGATGGAGGAAGACACTTCTTCCTGAACAAGGAAGCATATACTCCTGCTGATCTGAGTGGACAGAGAATCAGGACCCCTGGTGCTCCCGCATGGGCAGAGAGTGTTGCCGCTCTTGGGGCTACTCCGGTTGCCATGCCTTGGGGTGAGACTTATTCAGCAGTACAGTCCAAAGCAGTTGATGGGTGTGAGGTTCAGCTTACCGCCGCTCTTGGTTCCAGAATCTATGAAGTTCTGGATTACATGATCCGTACTGAGCACTTCCAGTTGATCAATGGTTTGATCGTTGGTGAGAGATGGTTCCAGACCTTGCCAGAAGATCTTCAGACAATTTTGCTCGAGGAAACCAAGGCTGCTGGAGAGAAGAATGCTCGTTACGTACAGTCCAAGATTACTGAGACAGAAAAGCAACTTGTTGAATATGGCGTGAAAATCATTGAGCCAAATGTTGACGCTTTTGTCAGAGCAAGTGATGTTGCCTACGAAAAACTCGGATTTGGCGATTTGAGAAAAGAAATCTACGCTCAGATTGGCAAATAA
- a CDS encoding MarR family winged helix-turn-helix transcriptional regulator — protein MIDLCAIRKLQTSLRNFEDQLKQQTGLSFNDALLLCAVNKGICEPSALAKELELSPSRLTRILDSLENRKLVQRTLSIMDRRSLTVALTETGSEMVKTYSCSELNLPNELQFTQSPNT, from the coding sequence ATGATTGATCTCTGCGCCATCCGAAAGTTGCAGACTTCCCTTCGCAACTTCGAAGACCAGTTGAAGCAGCAAACAGGTCTCTCATTCAACGATGCCTTGTTGCTATGTGCTGTAAACAAGGGAATCTGCGAACCCAGTGCCTTGGCAAAGGAACTGGAACTTTCCCCATCCCGGCTTACCCGCATATTGGATAGTCTGGAGAATCGTAAACTTGTTCAGAGAACCTTGAGCATAATGGATCGAAGAAGCCTTACCGTTGCCCTGACTGAAACAGGCAGTGAAATGGTCAAAACCTATAGTTGTTCTGAACTAAATCTTCCGAACGAACTACAGTTCACTCAGTCACCCAATACCTAG
- a CDS encoding DsrE/DsrF/DrsH-like family protein has product MEKKYLIIGGVAGGAGTAARLRRRDEKAQIIMFERGEYISYANCGLPYFAGNVITERSRLFVMTPDKFMESLNVEARIQSDVVRIDREAKTIHVKDLKRNTEYDERYDVLILSPGASPLMPPIPGIEHPSIMSLRSVSDIDTIKEKVDSPATKRAVVVGGGFIGLEMAENLKERGLQVSVVEALDQVMNIIDYDMAAEVQQHLRAKGINLFLKDGVASFEHHGALVSVRLQSGILIDADLVILSIGVKPDTAFLMDSGIELAKNGAIKVDEYFTTNDKDIRAVGDAIVFESPLSGTPVTIPLAGPANKQARLCADNIVDGNKKPYTGIIGTSIAKIFDLTVASTGLTEKALKAASLPYRCAITHVGNHAGYYPNVRQLSLKVLYHPETGKIWGGQSVGYGGVDKRIDIISAFIGKGGTVYDLAEFEQAYAPPFSSAKDPVNMVGFIAVNVLEGMSNTITWDEAEEAREKGSFMLDVRSEEEFELGAIEGAVNIPNTDLRDRLKEVPKDRDIILNCAMGLRGYFAERILRQNGFTRVRNLTGGFKTYDSVMRERELLEHKTVLNIKEASATIDNLNEDGSFRRRTENKIFKVDACGLQCPGPIIRLKKEMDNLEEGDRIVIKASDPGFGVDVQSWSKLTGNNLVSVTTTEGVIEAVVEKGNANICSMPDSAGDKPAICDPNNGATMVVFSNDLDKALASFVLANGAAASGKQVTMFFTFWGLSVLRKKNAPPVKKDFMGKMFSSMLPKGMDELGLSSMNMGGLGAKMMKSRMKKKHVDQVAQMFEDAKNSGVRMVACQMSMDIMGIAKEELLDGVEIGGVATYMGAASESKVNLFI; this is encoded by the coding sequence ATGGAGAAGAAATACCTTATCATAGGAGGAGTCGCAGGAGGGGCAGGTACTGCCGCCAGACTCAGAAGAAGGGACGAAAAGGCCCAGATCATCATGTTTGAACGTGGTGAATACATCAGTTATGCGAACTGTGGTCTTCCCTATTTTGCCGGAAATGTAATAACCGAGCGCTCCAGGTTGTTTGTCATGACACCTGACAAGTTCATGGAGTCGTTGAATGTTGAAGCTCGTATCCAGAGCGATGTTGTAAGAATTGATCGTGAAGCAAAGACCATCCATGTAAAGGACCTGAAACGCAACACCGAATATGATGAACGCTACGATGTACTCATCCTCTCCCCTGGTGCAAGCCCGCTAATGCCTCCCATCCCAGGGATAGAACACCCATCAATCATGTCTCTTAGATCTGTCAGCGATATTGATACCATAAAGGAAAAAGTTGATAGTCCAGCGACTAAACGCGCAGTGGTTGTCGGCGGTGGCTTTATCGGCCTGGAGATGGCAGAGAACCTGAAGGAACGGGGCCTACAGGTATCGGTTGTGGAAGCGCTCGACCAAGTCATGAATATCATTGACTACGACATGGCAGCGGAAGTACAGCAACATCTCAGAGCAAAAGGGATCAATCTCTTCCTGAAGGATGGAGTGGCCTCCTTTGAGCATCATGGAGCACTAGTTAGTGTACGCCTGCAATCGGGCATCCTGATCGATGCAGATCTGGTAATCCTCTCCATTGGGGTGAAGCCCGATACCGCATTCCTGATGGATTCAGGCATTGAACTTGCAAAGAACGGGGCGATCAAGGTAGATGAGTATTTCACCACCAACGACAAGGACATCAGGGCAGTAGGTGACGCTATTGTCTTTGAAAGCCCACTCTCAGGGACCCCGGTCACGATTCCCCTCGCCGGTCCTGCAAACAAGCAAGCCCGTCTCTGTGCAGATAATATCGTGGATGGGAACAAGAAGCCCTATACCGGGATCATCGGTACCAGTATCGCAAAGATCTTTGACCTGACGGTTGCATCGACCGGTCTGACTGAGAAAGCCTTGAAAGCTGCCTCTCTCCCCTATCGTTGCGCTATCACCCATGTGGGCAATCATGCAGGATACTATCCCAATGTAAGACAACTCTCCTTGAAAGTACTCTACCACCCAGAGACAGGAAAAATCTGGGGAGGACAGTCCGTAGGATATGGTGGGGTCGACAAACGTATCGACATCATCTCCGCCTTTATTGGTAAGGGTGGTACGGTCTATGATCTGGCAGAATTCGAACAAGCGTATGCTCCCCCCTTCTCCAGTGCCAAGGATCCGGTAAACATGGTCGGCTTCATTGCCGTCAATGTCCTCGAAGGCATGAGTAACACCATAACTTGGGATGAGGCAGAGGAGGCACGGGAGAAAGGATCCTTCATGCTTGATGTAAGAAGTGAAGAGGAGTTTGAACTCGGAGCCATTGAAGGAGCTGTGAATATCCCCAATACGGATCTCCGTGACCGCTTGAAGGAAGTACCAAAGGACCGCGACATAATCCTTAACTGTGCCATGGGACTACGTGGCTACTTTGCTGAACGCATCCTTCGCCAGAATGGCTTCACCCGTGTAAGGAACCTTACAGGAGGTTTCAAGACCTATGACAGTGTAATGCGCGAACGTGAGTTGCTTGAGCATAAGACGGTACTGAACATCAAGGAAGCGAGTGCAACAATCGACAATCTCAACGAAGATGGATCATTCCGCAGAAGGACAGAAAATAAGATCTTCAAGGTGGATGCCTGTGGTTTGCAATGCCCCGGTCCAATTATCAGACTCAAGAAGGAAATGGACAACCTCGAAGAAGGAGACCGCATAGTAATCAAGGCATCAGACCCTGGTTTCGGTGTTGATGTACAATCCTGGAGCAAGCTTACCGGTAACAACCTCGTTTCGGTTACTACAACAGAAGGGGTTATTGAGGCCGTTGTTGAGAAGGGAAATGCAAACATCTGTTCAATGCCTGACTCAGCTGGAGATAAGCCTGCTATCTGTGATCCCAATAATGGGGCAACGATGGTTGTCTTCTCCAATGATCTGGACAAGGCACTCGCATCCTTTGTGCTTGCAAATGGAGCTGCTGCCTCAGGAAAACAGGTTACTATGTTCTTCACCTTCTGGGGGTTGAGCGTACTACGCAAGAAAAACGCACCACCAGTCAAGAAGGACTTCATGGGGAAGATGTTCTCCAGCATGCTTCCCAAGGGAATGGACGAGCTTGGACTCTCCAGCATGAACATGGGTGGATTGGGAGCGAAAATGATGAAAAGCCGCATGAAGAAGAAACATGTCGACCAAGTCGCCCAAATGTTCGAGGACGCAAAGAATTCAGGGGTCCGCATGGTGGCCTGCCAGATGTCAATGGACATCATGGGCATCGCCAAGGAAGAGCTGCTTGATGGCGTCGAGATAGGAGGTGTTGCCACCTACATGGGCGCTGCTTCCGAGAGTAAAGTAAATCTGTTTATCTAG